A region from the Branchiostoma floridae strain S238N-H82 chromosome 9, Bfl_VNyyK, whole genome shotgun sequence genome encodes:
- the LOC118422687 gene encoding ADP-ribosylation factor-like protein 13B has protein sequence MLSMMGGCLSGLLNKEQRRSVTLLTVGLDNAGKTSTIKVVSGENPEGVAATLGFSPQEFKLGRYDITTMDLGGGKGIRGIWPRYYAEAHGSVFVVDASDRARFEEARTVLEDFLGDPRISGKPVLVLANKQDVEGAADENDVCSVLYLEQMVNKYRCPCKIELSSTAAGFGKKVDPNISTGFRWLLDQIGKDFSHLSSRIEKDLEEQKEKDEQERKERKERVARAREERRRKEEEEARREGRTIEKSDEEEEFEGNPFKPMDRVRGDLAKRDQEKKERKLREAAEGQENEEKKKKKKKKKKAKDQDNEQLERLEGKERSEEDTTTSTSNNHSTSHSDASPQQSSRKEDEDEGIEITPSNSDLGQQKTEESREERKEKKKKKKRKMKKNNRVAPGDADEPEQNDTPFPSPRGARAILPPIGPPGERILSGRASRKPVLEPLTEPSNEGVAKWSLAEDLEEPTLVRPFRPNSDDADIIT, from the exons ATGTTAAGCATGATGGGCGGCTGTCTATCTGGGTTATTGAACAAGGAACAGAGAAG ATCAGTAACACTCCTGACAGTAGGACTGGACAATGCTGGCAAGACATCCACTATCAAAGTAGTCAGTGGAG AAAACCCAGAGGGAGTGGCGGCGACGCTAGGATTTTCCCCGCAGGAGTTTAAACTCGGACGTTATGACATCACCACAATGGACTTGGGGGGTGGGAAGGGTATCCGTGGGATCTGGCCACGCTACTACGCCGAGGCGCACGGGTCAGTTTTTGTGGTGGACGCCAGCGACAGAGCGCGGTTTGAGGAGGCCAGGACAGTGCTGGAGGATTTCCTGGGGGACCCACGGATATCAGGGAAGCCTGTGCTGGT CCTTGCTAACAAACAGGATGTAGAAGGTGCAGCTGATGAGAACGATGTGTGCAGTGTTCTGTACCTGGAACAGATGGTCAACAAGTACAGATGTCCATGTAAAATT GAACTAAGCTCCACAGCTGCAGGTTTCGGTAAGAAAGTGGACCCCAACATCAGCACGGGTTTCCGCTGGCTGCTGGACCAGAtcgggaaggacttcagccacCTCAGCTCCAGGATAGAGAAGGACCTGGAGGAACAGAAGGAGAAAGACGAGCAGGAGAGgaaagagagaaaagaaagagTGGCAAGAGCCAGAGAAGAGAG gagaagaaaagaagaagaggaggccAGAAGAGAAGGTAGAACGATTGAGAAGagtgatgaagaagaagaatttgAAGGAAATCCCTTCAAACCCATGGACAGAGTAAGG GGGGATCTCGCAAAGAGGGACCAAGAGAAGAAGGAGAGAAAGTTGAGAGAAGCTGCTGAAGGGCAAGAAAatgaagagaagaaaaaaaagaagaagaagaaaaagaaggcaAAAG ACCAAGATAATGAGCAGCTGGAGAGATTAGAAGGGAAGGAGAGATCAGAGGAAGACACAACAACGTCGACGAGTAACAACCACTCCACCTCCCACTCCGACGCCTCGCCGCAGCAGTCGTCACGGAAAGAGGACGAGGATGAAGGAATTGAGATCACGCCGTCGAACTCCGACCTCGGGCAGCAGAAAACTGAGGAGAGTAGAG AAGagagaaaggagaagaaaaagaagaagaagcggaagatgaagaagaacaaCCGGGTTGCCCCCGGCGATGCAGACGAACCAGAGCAGAACGACACTCCCTTCCCATCACCCCGTGGGGCGCGCGCCATCCTGCCACCCATCGGTCCTCCCGGAGAGAGGATTCTCTCCGGTCGAGCGAGCAGGAAACCGGTGCTGGAGCCGCTTACAGAACCCAGTAATGAAG GAGTGGCAAAATGGTCGCTAGCGGAGGACTTAGAAGAACCCACATTGGTTAGACCCTTCAGACCAAACTCTGACGATGCTGACATCATCACCTGA